Within the Bacillus marinisedimentorum genome, the region GCCACCCTGTCTCTTCTGGCAGGACTCCTGATTTTGTGGATCCCTTTCAATCTATCGAAAATCGCTTTCTTGCCGGGCAGTATGGCCTTTGTCGGTTTTTTGTTTGGCGGTTTGATTGTATTGACGGCCGTCATGGCTTACATTTTTCCGCAATTTTCAACCATTCTCGGAGTATTTGTCATCTTTTTTTCGGTACTTTCTGTAATGGGGGCTCTGGGCGGCATGTTCATCGGCACAATTCTCGGCATCACCGGCGGATCGTTTTGCATCGGCTGGCAGCAAGTTAACACAAATGCAAACCAATCTGATAAACAGCCGCTATCACAAAAAGGATCTTCCAAATTAACAGCCGGTAAGATTTCTGCAGGGTAGGATCAGGATGATGAATTTTTTCACAAATAATCGCAGCATAAACGTTCTGGTTCTATCCATCCTGTTGATCGGATTCTTGCTGCCTCCCTTTACCGCTAATGGTGCGGAAAAGGATACAAACGGATTTGTCATATACGCGGATAAAATTGTCGGGAAAACGCTTGTTCCTGAACTTATTCAAAATGGAAACAACCCGGGCGTGCGCTTTAAATACGAAAGCGCAGTGATCTATGGGATGAGGATGGTGAAGGAAGTGCAATCATCAAACGGCCCAATGACTGTCCACATTTCTGCCGACAGCCCCATCCATGTAACTGATATGGAAGTCGATGCGTCTTCGTTCGACTTTGAAGGTCCGTGCTTAAGCTTCGGGGAAACATATCCGGAAATCGGGTTGACGAAAGTGACACTTGTTGCATCAAGAATGTCCACCGGGACGATGTCGGCAGACGGCCTTAAACTGACGACAGAATACGGAAAAGAAGATATCGCCCGGCCTTCACCTGGCAAGACACTAACCAGCGTTCCAGACAAGTCTTCTAACATAGCCGAGGAACAATTGAATAAAATTCTCGGCGGTGAGGCACCTTTCACATGCGACAGCAGCACTGAAGATGAAAATGGCGAGGAAGGCACAGCGCTGCTTCCCGGTATAGAGGACAAAAAGCTTAAGGACGGCATTGAAGAGGGAGCAAAGAAAATAACGGAAGATGCCGCAAATGTGATTGATAAAACAACAGAAACAATTGATGAAACAAAAGACCGGGTTCTGGAGCAGGTACCACTTGATCCGGAAAAAACGGTCAGGGACTTACTGGAAGATCCGACTGGGACAGCAGGAAAAACAGCGGAGCAGCTTCTCGAGACAACAGAGGAAACAATAAGCGACCTTAAAGAACTGCTGAAAGAGGTAGAAAAAGCAATCGCCCTTGCCGAAAAAATACCTGGCGGGGAAAAAACAGAAGAACTGAAAAAGCTATATAAAATGGAAAAATCCTTAAAAGAAAAAATCCAGGAACTGGAGGACCCCGATGGGATAAACACCATGACAGTGAATGAAGTTGAAAAGGAACTTGAAAGCGTGACGGAGTCAATAACGTCAACATCCGGGACTCTGGATAAAGTAAACGAAAAATTGACATTGCTGCAAAAAGAGCAGGCGAACGAGGAACAAACCAAACCTGCTGACAGCAGTGAAGAAAAAGGGGCGGTCGAAGAAACGGTAGATGACACCCTTGATACTGTGGACGATGTAACCGGAGGCCTTTTAAATTAAAGTCTTTGATAAAACTGGCCATAGAATAAAAATCCATGTTTGTCAGGGGGTGGATGCCCTGTACAAAACGGCCGGTTGAGCGTAAGAATATAGCAGAAGGCCGAAACGCCTTCAGCCTCTCCGCATGATCGGTTATCAAGGGTGCAGATCAAACCGACAGGCGTCGTGAAAAAAGAAGGCTGCTGAAATCAGCAGCCTTCTTTTTTCTGTACGGAAGCATTTCGAAGCATGTCAAATTTTAAAAAGATAGATCAACTATTCCTCTGTTCTTCGCCTAATGGGTCGCAGTCAGCGGGTTTTCTTTATGAACGTTCTTTTTCGCAGTAATCTGTCAGCCATTCTACCGCAAAGTCAACTGCTGCTTTTTGGCGGAACAACCTGCAATCTGCT harbors:
- a CDS encoding DUF6114 domain-containing protein, with translation MATKQQKKPSAFKNWRSKRPFLGATLSLLAGLLILWIPFNLSKIAFLPGSMAFVGFLFGGLIVLTAVMAYIFPQFSTILGVFVIFFSVLSVMGALGGMFIGTILGITGGSFCIGWQQVNTNANQSDKQPLSQKGSSKLTAGKISAG